A stretch of Rhizobium sp. TH2 DNA encodes these proteins:
- a CDS encoding Lrp/AsnC family transcriptional regulator yields the protein MSILDETDRSLLALLQKNDRLSLAEIGQELKLAPSTVNDRIKRLIRNEIISGFHAAVNPEKVGLDLLAFVFVGWNEPEVEAAFLKKVAASGAVLECHHVTGAWNYLLKVRLKNTRELERFLAQELKGIEGLMRTETLIVLSSAKEVSMLEV from the coding sequence ATGAGCATATTAGACGAAACTGATCGCAGTCTTCTGGCTTTGCTTCAAAAAAACGACAGACTATCGCTCGCCGAAATCGGGCAGGAGTTGAAGCTCGCGCCCTCGACCGTCAACGACCGGATCAAGCGGCTGATACGCAACGAGATCATTTCGGGCTTCCATGCAGCGGTCAATCCGGAGAAGGTCGGGCTCGACCTGCTCGCCTTCGTCTTCGTCGGCTGGAACGAACCGGAGGTGGAGGCGGCGTTTCTCAAGAAGGTCGCCGCCAGCGGCGCGGTGCTTGAATGCCATCACGTAACGGGCGCCTGGAACTACCTGCTCAAGGTCCGACTGAAAAACACGCGCGAGCTTGAGCGGTTCCTGGCACAGGAGCTCAAGGGTATCGAAGGCCTGATGCGCACCGAAACCCTGATCGTGCTCTCCTCCGCCAAGGAAGTCTCCATGCTCGAAGTTTGA
- a CDS encoding thioredoxin family protein, with the protein MLRIVTLFISIVLPALAATTLVLGTVSAEEISRSAPVGIVELFTSQGCSNCPKADRAIEALAESDDVVTITYHVDYWNYLGWEDTLSAKENTERQYGYAKTLGIRNVFTPQIILNGLHDAKVSDAGKIRARLASLDNGGERLSVPVTASLSPAEMTISIGDGAGNADVIIAYYKKHTVVEIKTGENEGKKITYRNAVTKLETVGMWDGKALTIKLPAALLAKRGFDGCAILLQSHDANGNPGRILGAASL; encoded by the coding sequence ATGTTGCGCATCGTAACCCTTTTCATATCGATCGTGCTGCCGGCATTGGCAGCGACGACCCTTGTTTTGGGGACCGTATCCGCCGAGGAGATCAGCCGTTCCGCGCCTGTCGGTATTGTAGAACTCTTTACATCGCAAGGTTGTTCCAACTGTCCCAAGGCGGATCGGGCCATCGAGGCGCTTGCGGAAAGCGATGATGTCGTCACGATCACCTACCACGTAGACTATTGGAACTATCTCGGCTGGGAAGATACGCTCAGCGCCAAGGAGAATACCGAGCGTCAATATGGTTATGCCAAGACGCTTGGGATTCGCAATGTATTCACGCCACAGATTATTCTCAACGGCCTGCACGACGCGAAAGTGTCCGACGCCGGCAAGATAAGGGCACGGCTTGCAAGCCTCGACAACGGCGGCGAGCGCCTGAGCGTGCCGGTCACCGCCAGCCTGTCACCCGCCGAAATGACGATCAGTATCGGCGACGGCGCGGGCAATGCCGACGTGATCATCGCCTATTACAAGAAGCACACGGTGGTCGAAATCAAGACCGGCGAGAACGAAGGCAAGAAGATCACCTACCGCAATGCCGTGACCAAGCTCGAGACGGTCGGCATGTGGGACGGCAAGGCCCTGACCATCAAACTGCCGGCCGCACTTCTCGCCAAGCGCGGGTTCGACGGCTGCGCGATTCTCCTGCAATCGCATGATGCCAACGGCAATCCCGGCCGTATATTGGGCGCTGCTTCGCTCTAG
- a CDS encoding DUF2794 domain-containing protein, with protein sequence MSDHGEHTGSAERRGRIVIDLREYRDARDPMPVTFHRLELNQILRVYGRMVGESEWRDYAIDHFKEKAVFSVFKRSGDLPAYQIEKNPKFAAKQGAFSVVNTQGRILKRGHDLAQVMKFFDKVQKLQD encoded by the coding sequence ATGTCGGATCACGGCGAGCACACAGGATCGGCCGAACGCAGAGGCCGGATCGTCATCGACCTGAGGGAATACCGCGACGCCCGCGACCCGATGCCGGTGACGTTCCACCGCCTTGAACTCAATCAGATTCTCCGGGTCTATGGCCGCATGGTCGGAGAGAGCGAATGGCGCGACTACGCCATCGATCATTTCAAGGAGAAGGCGGTGTTTTCCGTCTTCAAGCGGTCGGGTGACCTGCCGGCCTACCAGATCGAGAAGAATCCCAAATTCGCTGCAAAACAAGGTGCCTTCTCCGTCGTCAACACCCAGGGCCGCATTCTCAAGCGCGGCCACGACCTCGCCCAGGTCATGAAATTCTTCGACAAGGTCCAGAAGCTCCAGGACTGA
- a CDS encoding thiamine diphosphokinase produces the protein MTTFAILLGGPVSVNPRLLTQLEGVRTIAADSGIRHAGALGLLPELWVGDFDSSTEELAVEYAEVPRLEYPSEKSLTDGELAVQTALERGATRAVLVGALGGERADHAWAHLVQAMALSAAGIEVLLTSGDEEGYPFWPGSMLLDLPKASLFSVLGLDALDGLTIRNARYPLDDFHLPFGSSRTISNVAEGAVSFSLRAGRALVLARPHDFSGV, from the coding sequence ATGACGACATTCGCAATCCTTCTCGGCGGGCCGGTTTCGGTCAATCCTCGGCTTTTGACGCAGCTCGAAGGCGTGCGCACGATCGCCGCCGATAGCGGTATCAGGCACGCGGGAGCCCTGGGATTGCTGCCCGAACTCTGGGTCGGCGATTTTGATTCCTCGACGGAGGAACTCGCTGTCGAATATGCCGAAGTACCACGGCTCGAATATCCCTCGGAGAAATCGCTGACCGATGGCGAACTTGCGGTGCAGACCGCGCTCGAACGCGGCGCAACCCGCGCCGTGCTTGTCGGCGCGCTGGGCGGCGAGCGGGCCGATCACGCCTGGGCGCATCTCGTGCAGGCCATGGCGCTGTCCGCTGCCGGCATAGAAGTGCTGCTGACATCGGGCGACGAGGAAGGCTATCCGTTCTGGCCGGGATCGATGCTGCTCGACCTACCCAAGGCCAGCCTGTTTTCCGTGCTCGGTCTCGACGCGCTCGATGGCCTGACGATCCGCAATGCGCGCTATCCGCTCGATGATTTCCATTTGCCTTTCGGCTCGTCGCGCACCATTTCCAATGTCGCGGAAGGCGCTGTCTCGTTCAGCCTCCGCGCCGGTCGCGCGCTGGTCCTGGCGCGCCCGCATGATTTTTCCGGAGTATGA
- a CDS encoding ABC-F family ATP-binding cassette domain-containing protein — translation MAPPILKLDDIHLNFGGTPLLSGASLQLEPGERICLVGRNGSGKSTLMKIAAGLAEPQSGEVFRHPSATVRYLNQAPDFEGFDTVEAYAAAGLGPSDDPYRVTYLLEHLGLTGHEHPSSLSGGEMRRAALAKVMAPEPDILLLDEPTNHLDLPTIEWLEGELQKTRSALILISHDRRFLEKVSTATVWLDRGTSRRLDRGFGHFEAWRDKVLEEEELEQHKLGKQIEREEHWLRYGVTARRKRNMRRLGQLQDLRQEHRSHRGALGSARATVAEARDSGKLVIEAEKITKSYGDRVIVSPFSLRVHRGDRIGLVGPNGAGKTTLLKMLTGQLEPDSGTVKLGTNLEMATLDQKREDLDLEETLAHYLTDGRGDNLLVNGVAKHVTGYMKDFLFQPEQARTPIRNLSGGERARLILARNLARPSNLLILDEPTNDLDIETLDLLQEIVSSYAGTAILVSHDRDFLDRTVTSTIAPADPENPDGRWIEYAGGYTDMLAQRRDAQAERKREERDKRPAASAVSSDEPSKGKAKLSYKQKFAIESLPKKMAERHAEVAKLEARMADPAFFTKDPDGFARAAKLTEAARAEIARMEEEWLELEMLREELEG, via the coding sequence TTGGCACCGCCGATCCTGAAACTCGACGACATCCATCTGAATTTCGGCGGCACGCCGCTGCTTTCGGGCGCCAGCCTGCAGCTGGAACCCGGCGAGCGAATCTGCCTTGTCGGCCGCAACGGTTCAGGCAAATCGACGCTGATGAAGATCGCGGCGGGGCTTGCCGAACCGCAGAGCGGCGAGGTGTTCCGCCATCCCTCGGCGACGGTCCGCTATCTCAACCAGGCGCCTGATTTCGAGGGTTTTGACACCGTCGAGGCCTATGCCGCGGCTGGGCTGGGACCGTCCGACGATCCCTATCGGGTCACCTACCTGCTCGAGCATCTCGGGCTGACCGGCCATGAGCATCCTTCCAGCCTGTCCGGCGGCGAGATGCGGCGGGCGGCCCTTGCCAAGGTCATGGCGCCGGAGCCGGATATCCTGTTGCTCGACGAGCCGACCAACCATCTCGACCTGCCGACCATCGAATGGCTGGAAGGCGAACTCCAGAAGACCAGGAGCGCGTTGATCCTGATCTCGCACGACCGGCGTTTCCTGGAGAAAGTATCGACGGCGACGGTCTGGCTTGATCGCGGCACGTCGCGGCGTCTCGATCGCGGTTTCGGCCATTTCGAGGCCTGGCGCGACAAGGTGCTGGAGGAAGAAGAGCTCGAACAGCACAAGCTCGGCAAGCAGATCGAACGCGAGGAACACTGGCTGCGCTATGGCGTCACCGCGCGCCGCAAGCGCAATATGCGCCGTCTCGGCCAGTTGCAGGATTTGCGCCAGGAGCACCGCTCGCATCGCGGCGCGCTCGGTTCCGCCCGGGCGACGGTGGCGGAGGCCCGCGATTCCGGCAAGCTGGTGATCGAGGCCGAGAAGATCACCAAGTCCTATGGCGACCGGGTGATTGTGTCGCCCTTCTCGCTCCGGGTCCATCGCGGCGACCGGATCGGCCTCGTCGGCCCGAACGGCGCCGGCAAGACGACGCTACTCAAGATGCTGACCGGCCAACTCGAACCTGATTCGGGCACGGTGAAGCTCGGCACCAATCTCGAAATGGCAACGCTCGACCAGAAGCGCGAGGATCTCGATCTCGAGGAAACGCTCGCCCATTACCTGACCGACGGACGGGGCGACAACCTGCTGGTCAATGGCGTCGCCAAGCATGTCACCGGCTATATGAAGGATTTTCTGTTCCAGCCCGAACAGGCTCGCACCCCGATCCGCAATCTCTCGGGCGGAGAGCGCGCGCGGCTGATCCTGGCGCGCAATCTTGCGCGTCCGTCCAACCTGCTGATCCTCGACGAACCGACCAACGATCTCGACATCGAGACGCTCGATCTCTTGCAGGAAATCGTGTCCAGCTATGCCGGCACCGCGATCCTGGTCAGCCACGATCGCGACTTCCTCGACCGCACCGTCACCTCGACGATCGCACCGGCCGATCCGGAAAATCCGGATGGCCGCTGGATCGAATATGCCGGCGGCTATACCGACATGCTTGCCCAGCGCCGCGACGCGCAGGCCGAGCGGAAGCGGGAAGAGCGCGACAAGCGCCCTGCCGCTTCGGCTGTGTCGTCGGACGAGCCGTCCAAGGGGAAGGCCAAGCTCTCCTACAAGCAGAAATTCGCCATCGAGAGCCTGCCGAAGAAGATGGCGGAGAGACACGCGGAAGTCGCCAAACTCGAAGCAAGAATGGCCGACCCGGCTTTCTTCACAAAAGACCCGGATGGGTTCGCCAGGGCCGCCAAACTGACGGAAGCCGCGCGCGCCGAGATCGCCCGCATGGAAGAAGAGTGGCTGGAACTCGAAATGCTCCGCGAGGAACTCGAGGGCTGA